From a region of the Leptospira montravelensis genome:
- a CDS encoding penicillin-binding protein, with the protein MTEYKQRFKYIILFILSLFGILLFRVIYLTYFNDNIINLKSSKYVQRGTIYDRRGIELAISRESATVGIDPTNIYDPELTAQELGPILGIPSNKLIETIRDKQNYFLLKREIELTKAEKIKALSLPGVRVEKEYKRIYPQGSLAASLLGFTGYDDDKALSGLEMLYNLELLSTPDAESSKGNNIHLTIDSIIQYRLEKSLQKAFLQTASKRGIGMIMDTETGKILGMASYPNFDPNHFQDFPLESHTNWSIRHVYEPGSTMKIFIALMLLNEGKILTNERFHCPGYIEIGKTIIRCTDNHGHVNLDEILQYSCNVGIIKAAQKIDEATYYNYMEKFKFGKRTNFSIHEAKGYLPPLNKWNKSTPYFLSIGQGLSVTPIQLITAAAAVVNGGILFEPSVVSQITNSYGELVHEFSIKNELLGIKEGAAKKTLNAMGKAVSQGTGKKAYLENYFIAGKTGTSQKAKAGAGYQAGLFTASFLGFFPAEKPKYVGLIVFDEPGGEAHTGGGIAAPVFREVVESIIPIVEKSEKALVYRLKGERNKIYKLNPNVMPDLTGFTASETIQIVKQLQQEYKIEGSGFVKSQEPKAGSPLSPNTTIKIILEP; encoded by the coding sequence ATGACAGAATACAAACAACGTTTTAAGTATATAATTCTATTTATCCTCTCCCTGTTTGGGATTTTACTTTTCCGCGTGATTTATCTCACTTACTTCAACGATAATATCATCAATTTAAAGTCGAGTAAGTATGTACAACGTGGAACCATTTACGATAGACGAGGGATTGAACTAGCGATTTCTCGTGAGTCGGCCACCGTTGGAATTGATCCCACAAATATTTATGACCCCGAACTCACCGCACAAGAGTTAGGCCCAATTCTGGGAATTCCTTCAAACAAACTGATTGAAACTATAAGGGATAAACAAAATTACTTTTTATTAAAAAGAGAAATTGAACTTACCAAAGCAGAAAAAATCAAAGCTTTGTCTCTTCCTGGTGTTCGAGTAGAAAAAGAATACAAACGAATTTATCCACAAGGTAGTTTGGCCGCAAGTTTACTTGGTTTTACTGGTTATGATGACGACAAAGCACTCTCAGGCCTTGAGATGTTATACAATTTGGAGTTGTTATCCACACCCGATGCAGAGTCTAGTAAAGGAAACAATATCCACCTAACTATCGATAGCATCATTCAATACCGACTAGAAAAATCATTACAGAAAGCTTTTCTCCAAACCGCTTCCAAACGTGGAATCGGAATGATTATGGATACAGAAACAGGAAAAATTTTAGGGATGGCATCCTATCCTAATTTTGATCCTAACCATTTCCAAGATTTTCCTTTAGAATCTCATACTAATTGGTCCATTCGTCATGTGTATGAACCGGGATCTACAATGAAAATTTTCATTGCCCTTATGTTACTCAATGAAGGAAAAATCCTCACCAATGAAAGGTTTCATTGTCCCGGTTATATTGAAATTGGAAAAACTATCATTCGATGTACGGACAATCATGGCCATGTCAACTTAGATGAAATTTTACAATACTCTTGTAACGTAGGAATCATCAAAGCTGCACAAAAAATTGATGAAGCAACTTACTATAATTATATGGAAAAATTTAAGTTTGGAAAACGAACTAATTTTTCTATCCACGAAGCTAAAGGATATTTACCTCCCTTAAACAAATGGAACAAAAGTACACCTTACTTTTTATCCATAGGCCAAGGACTTTCTGTCACACCCATCCAACTCATCACGGCTGCAGCGGCAGTTGTGAATGGTGGGATTTTATTTGAACCTTCGGTTGTGTCTCAAATTACCAATTCTTATGGGGAACTGGTACATGAGTTTTCAATAAAAAATGAATTACTCGGAATCAAAGAAGGGGCTGCCAAAAAAACATTAAATGCAATGGGCAAAGCTGTCTCTCAAGGAACAGGGAAAAAAGCCTATTTAGAAAACTACTTTATTGCGGGAAAAACGGGAACTTCACAAAAAGCAAAAGCAGGAGCGGGATACCAAGCTGGTCTTTTTACCGCGAGTTTTCTTGGATTTTTTCCCGCAGAAAAACCCAAGTATGTGGGTCTCATTGTTTTTGATGAACCAGGGGGAGAGGCCCATACAGGTGGTGGGATTGCAGCACCTGTCTTTCGTGAGGTGGTGGAAAGTATTATTCCGATTGTGGAAAAAAGTGAGAAGGCCCTGGTTTACCGCTTAAAAGGCGAAAGAAATAAAATCTATAAACTGAATCCCAATGTGATGCCTGATCTAACTGGATTTACAGCATCCGAAACCATTCAAATTGTAAAACAACTACAACAAGAATATAAAATCGAAGGATCAGGCTTTGTCAAATCACAAGAACCAAAAGCAGGATCTCCACTTTCACCCAATACTACGATCAAAATTATTTTGGAACCATAA
- the prfB gene encoding peptide chain release factor 2 — protein MDRSLKELKKQTSEMIETFQTYWTAQNFQEDYDRLSSLIEKANDPKIWDSPDQAKTVTQKRNELQLKLDPWLDLKKELLDFPDLIELTSEEMGETGLKSLNDDFDRMFETFENLQMLDALAGKDDGKAAFINIHPGAGGTESQDWADMLLRMYTRFCEQKGYRAELVDYQPGETAGIKNATLYIQGDHPFGYLKCESGVHRLVRISPFDSNKRRHTSFASVYVTPEVDDDIQVNIEEKDLRVDVYRSSGAGGQHVNTTDSAVRITHIPTGVVVSCQMERSQIKNRDTAMKMLRARLYEMEKQKAEEENAKKAGEKRDISWGSQIRSYVFHPYNLVKDHRTDFETGNVHAVMDGDLEDFIIAYLKYLTNQKANAKV, from the coding sequence ATGGATAGATCACTAAAAGAATTAAAAAAACAAACATCAGAAATGATTGAGACTTTCCAAACGTATTGGACGGCACAAAATTTCCAAGAAGACTACGACCGTTTATCCTCACTCATTGAAAAAGCAAACGATCCAAAAATATGGGATTCACCTGACCAAGCAAAAACAGTCACTCAAAAACGAAACGAGTTACAACTAAAGTTGGATCCTTGGTTGGATTTAAAAAAGGAACTTCTCGATTTTCCTGATTTGATCGAACTCACTTCGGAAGAAATGGGAGAGACTGGCTTAAAATCTTTAAACGATGATTTTGATCGTATGTTTGAGACATTTGAAAACTTACAAATGTTAGATGCCCTTGCTGGTAAAGATGATGGCAAAGCTGCTTTTATCAATATCCATCCCGGTGCCGGTGGTACCGAATCCCAAGACTGGGCCGATATGTTACTCCGAATGTACACTAGGTTTTGTGAACAAAAAGGATATCGTGCGGAACTTGTGGATTACCAACCTGGAGAAACTGCAGGAATCAAAAATGCCACGTTATACATCCAAGGGGATCATCCCTTTGGTTATTTAAAATGTGAATCGGGAGTTCATAGGCTTGTTCGGATCTCTCCATTTGATTCTAATAAAAGAAGACATACTTCCTTTGCCTCCGTCTATGTAACACCGGAAGTCGATGATGACATCCAAGTGAACATCGAAGAAAAAGACCTTCGTGTGGATGTGTATCGTTCCTCGGGTGCTGGTGGACAGCACGTAAACACTACGGACTCTGCTGTGCGAATCACACATATCCCTACAGGTGTTGTCGTTTCTTGTCAGATGGAAAGGTCCCAAATCAAAAACCGTGACACGGCAATGAAGATGCTCCGTGCCCGTTTGTATGAAATGGAAAAACAAAAAGCAGAGGAAGAAAATGCCAAAAAAGCCGGTGAAAAACGTGATATCTCTTGGGGATCACAAATTCGAAGTTATGTGTTCCATCCATACAATTTGGTAAAAGACCATAGAACTGATTTTGAAACAGGTAACGTTCATGCCGTGATGGATGGAGATTTGGAAGATTTTATTATTGCATACTTAAAATACCTGACAAACCAAAAGGCAAACGCTAAAGTATAA
- a CDS encoding motility associated factor glycosyltransferase family protein — MNHSYLEKNLAAIPSPLAEVILNLGNPSETTNSLDSESNYTYQLTKSKTGDPTLELDGVWIHSRFDPKKEAERFATELPHDGSERIYLLFGAGLGYIIPYLIERQKVTIIWMEPHTFFIKESFQIFDFSKPLLEGKLILITGEGMEDQLSESVKGKGTHPISFVPHRGSWQWRETDYLKLRHTAEQMFHKKDVNLATLTRFEKIWAKNICYNLPELSKFRPISDLFGIAEGISIVVCGAGPSLSESIPELTKYRNQFLLLAVDTALPILTSFGVDPDLIFSVDPQALNSQYLEDYSGDGILIFDPTSTYLSLRLDKGPNKGFVTSSPFPLIGLLERTGPSEIGSVPFGGSVSTNAASLATLMGANSIFLVGQDLSFTKGLAHSKGAVLEERLNYLESRKFRREKHNYKQLFALPQKKVTGNLGETYITNEKMLIFKKWFEDHAKENPWTNLTKFGAKLEGIPHSHFEKEFSSDENEIKIQTKLVQSVRNQIQSQLKTENPFFDQKLLVSEIKSTTESLLDFASTVKRGLTVSERIYNQIKRNQINPKTFSEDIKQMDAIDEQVSGKKGLNEILSLGIQRVILTITEGYDDNLTLEEKENPRLAVAKKSLLLYEGLYASVQSTKRMLTKSLYRLLK, encoded by the coding sequence GTGAACCATTCGTATTTGGAAAAAAATCTAGCGGCTATACCATCTCCATTAGCAGAAGTAATTCTAAATTTAGGAAATCCATCCGAGACTACGAATTCATTAGATTCCGAATCAAATTATACTTACCAACTAACAAAATCTAAAACAGGAGATCCTACATTAGAATTAGATGGAGTTTGGATTCATAGTCGGTTTGATCCCAAAAAAGAAGCAGAACGATTTGCCACCGAACTTCCCCATGACGGAAGTGAACGCATTTATTTATTATTTGGTGCAGGTCTTGGTTATATCATTCCTTACCTGATAGAAAGACAAAAAGTAACCATCATTTGGATGGAACCACATACGTTTTTTATTAAGGAATCATTTCAAATTTTTGATTTTTCCAAACCATTATTAGAGGGAAAACTAATCCTCATCACAGGCGAAGGAATGGAAGACCAACTTTCCGAATCAGTCAAAGGAAAGGGTACACATCCTATTAGTTTTGTTCCTCATCGTGGCTCTTGGCAATGGAGAGAAACTGATTATTTAAAACTTCGTCATACCGCCGAACAGATGTTTCACAAAAAAGATGTGAACCTTGCCACCCTCACTCGGTTTGAAAAAATCTGGGCTAAAAATATTTGTTATAACCTTCCCGAATTGTCTAAGTTTCGTCCTATTTCTGATCTATTTGGAATCGCAGAGGGAATCTCTATTGTAGTTTGCGGGGCAGGTCCTAGCCTTTCCGAATCCATACCAGAGCTAACAAAATATAGAAACCAATTTCTTCTCCTGGCAGTAGATACAGCTCTTCCCATCCTCACCTCTTTCGGTGTTGATCCTGATTTGATTTTTTCTGTTGATCCACAGGCCCTAAACAGCCAATACTTGGAAGATTACTCGGGAGATGGGATTCTTATTTTTGATCCTACATCTACCTATTTGAGTTTACGATTAGACAAAGGACCAAACAAGGGTTTTGTGACCTCTTCCCCTTTTCCTTTGATTGGTCTACTGGAAAGAACTGGACCCAGTGAAATTGGTTCCGTTCCGTTTGGTGGTTCCGTATCCACCAATGCCGCAAGCCTAGCCACTCTGATGGGTGCAAATTCTATATTTTTAGTGGGCCAAGATTTGAGTTTTACCAAAGGTCTTGCTCATTCCAAAGGGGCGGTCCTCGAAGAACGATTGAACTATTTAGAATCTAGAAAATTTCGGCGCGAAAAACATAACTACAAACAGCTGTTTGCTTTGCCTCAAAAAAAAGTCACCGGTAACTTGGGTGAAACGTATATCACCAATGAAAAGATGTTAATCTTTAAAAAATGGTTCGAAGACCATGCCAAAGAAAATCCTTGGACCAATCTCACCAAGTTTGGTGCCAAACTAGAAGGAATCCCTCATTCCCATTTTGAAAAGGAATTTTCCAGTGATGAAAACGAAATAAAAATCCAAACCAAATTAGTACAATCTGTTCGAAACCAAATCCAATCTCAATTGAAAACGGAAAATCCTTTTTTCGATCAAAAACTATTGGTTTCCGAAATCAAATCCACAACAGAAAGTTTATTGGATTTTGCATCCACTGTGAAACGAGGACTCACAGTTTCGGAACGGATTTACAACCAAATCAAAAGAAACCAAATCAATCCCAAAACTTTTTCCGAAGATATCAAACAAATGGATGCAATTGATGAACAAGTATCTGGGAAAAAGGGTTTGAACGAAATATTAAGTTTAGGAATCCAAAGGGTGATTTTAACCATCACGGAAGGTTATGATGACAATCTGACATTGGAAGAAAAAGAAAATCCAAGGCTTGCGGTGGCAAAAAAATCTTTGTTATTGTATGAAGGATTGTACGCATCCGTTCAGTCCACCAAACGGATGCTCACTAAGTCTCTCTATCGACTGTTGAAATGA
- a CDS encoding LIC10486 family protein, translated as MSELNTKADQLKRQADLMGLTREAVFTDEQAKEVLQGKITDGYLVKVKIDLDSLNGMVLILVSSIRKHIMELYAVIGTSPTFRRIRTFADHVQISTDLGDIGKTGGYDPAISENIGRAVHRAFTKEKLEELLPLWQKKDPSHISELLENPILMATKGRNIKLQAEVDKLSTAKFRYENPMKGIILPIPKPEDEAAAAQEVSVPGISTEPAKGELSSLERQIAQYRTSFPKELNMKTVISPINGVEFDNLVEGMEILFRVPTETPEGLTNAQILGLIDEEGKISKDPVVGKFLGIAGNKSEYHIFAEGPNRYLLHSIEEHPVKVAIPKPTSMTGGTNKGSAGQNAKKKVGNAQAQESKSSGTNLFMLMGAFVTIVLFGVLLFVMVIL; from the coding sequence ATGTCCGAATTAAACACAAAAGCTGACCAACTCAAACGACAAGCAGACCTTATGGGTCTGACAAGAGAAGCCGTATTTACGGATGAACAAGCCAAGGAAGTTCTTCAAGGTAAAATTACAGATGGTTATCTTGTAAAAGTAAAAATCGATTTGGACAGTTTGAACGGAATGGTTCTCATTCTAGTTTCTTCCATTCGGAAACATATCATGGAATTATATGCTGTCATAGGAACTTCGCCAACTTTTCGTAGAATTCGAACTTTTGCCGACCATGTTCAAATTTCTACTGACTTGGGTGATATCGGAAAAACGGGAGGTTACGATCCTGCGATTTCTGAAAACATCGGACGTGCGGTACACAGAGCTTTCACCAAAGAGAAGTTAGAGGAACTTCTTCCCCTTTGGCAAAAAAAAGATCCATCTCATATCTCGGAACTTTTGGAAAACCCAATCCTTATGGCAACCAAAGGCAGAAATATAAAACTACAAGCTGAGGTGGACAAATTATCCACAGCAAAGTTTCGGTATGAAAATCCAATGAAAGGGATCATATTACCAATTCCAAAACCTGAAGATGAAGCCGCTGCCGCTCAAGAAGTTTCTGTTCCAGGAATTTCCACCGAACCAGCCAAAGGTGAACTTTCTTCATTAGAACGTCAAATTGCGCAATATAGAACATCCTTTCCAAAAGAATTGAATATGAAAACGGTTATCTCTCCGATCAATGGAGTGGAGTTTGATAATTTAGTAGAAGGTATGGAAATATTGTTCCGCGTTCCGACGGAAACTCCAGAAGGACTTACCAATGCACAAATCCTTGGACTCATTGATGAAGAAGGTAAAATTTCTAAAGATCCAGTGGTTGGTAAATTTTTAGGGATTGCAGGAAACAAATCTGAATATCATATTTTTGCCGAAGGTCCCAACAGGTATTTACTGCATTCTATAGAAGAACACCCAGTAAAAGTTGCCATTCCAAAACCTACATCTATGACAGGTGGAACAAACAAAGGTTCTGCGGGTCAAAACGCTAAGAAAAAAGTTGGAAATGCACAGGCTCAAGAATCAAAATCATCAGGAACCAACTTGTTTATGTTAATGGGTGCTTTTGTGACGATTGTACTTTTTGGAGTATTGTTATTTGTGATGGTGATCTTGTAA
- a CDS encoding sigma 54-interacting transcriptional regulator — MSVKQDISGTLRKIQKEIQQLPNITDRLNFILDMTLTLFGASTGSISIMDQEEKVLTIVAAKGMDWEKKIAAKLPFNLGVTGRAASSREIIYVPDVTLDKDYVKLIETVRSELAIPLLTRDSTVGVLNLESDKVNFFSSDIINQATLFASQLTIVILEERIAKEAFEKSKREEDPVEEILGYDPSILFLKHRIRQVGPSDTSVMIIGEEGAGKKLVAKALHYISQRKNGPFLTVDCSGLSFELLEAELFGSQSGKIYNPGKLEQANGGSLYIESIGDLPSNLQTKLFHTIRDKTMPNPSVKKKEEVLNIRIFTGSKRDLLEDIQKETFSMDLYYRLAEVPLRVPPLRERRGDVPLLAHHFLYQYNKQYGRNKTFSTDALKTLTGMPWSGNVRQLQSVIQYAVLVPPETVLEPHSFSQDGKREPEAQTKVQSFGIGSDILSPSENLSLNIAIERLEAIWIKEAFQRVSTQEEAAKLLGISRGSLQYKIKNNQFLDGFNT, encoded by the coding sequence ATGTCTGTAAAACAGGATATTTCCGGTACTCTAAGGAAAATCCAAAAAGAAATTCAACAACTTCCGAATATTACGGATCGATTGAATTTCATTTTGGACATGACTCTGACTTTGTTTGGAGCCTCTACCGGTAGTATTTCCATTATGGACCAGGAGGAAAAAGTCCTCACCATTGTTGCGGCCAAAGGGATGGATTGGGAGAAAAAAATTGCCGCCAAACTTCCATTTAACTTGGGAGTGACGGGTCGCGCTGCCTCCTCCAGGGAAATTATCTATGTTCCCGATGTGACTTTAGATAAAGACTATGTAAAACTCATCGAAACCGTTCGTTCCGAACTTGCGATTCCATTGTTAACTAGAGATTCTACTGTTGGAGTTTTAAACTTAGAATCGGATAAGGTGAATTTTTTCTCATCCGATATCATCAACCAAGCCACATTATTTGCTTCCCAATTAACGATTGTTATTTTAGAAGAGCGAATTGCGAAAGAAGCTTTTGAAAAATCCAAACGAGAAGAAGATCCTGTTGAAGAAATACTTGGTTATGATCCAAGTATTTTGTTTTTAAAACATAGAATTCGTCAAGTGGGCCCCTCTGATACATCCGTCATGATCATTGGAGAAGAAGGGGCTGGTAAAAAACTAGTCGCCAAAGCCTTACATTATATCTCTCAAAGAAAAAACGGACCGTTTCTTACGGTTGATTGTTCGGGGCTTAGTTTTGAATTATTGGAAGCAGAGTTATTTGGATCCCAAAGTGGAAAAATTTATAATCCAGGAAAATTGGAACAAGCCAACGGTGGTTCCTTATACATTGAATCTATTGGAGATTTACCATCCAATTTACAAACAAAACTCTTTCATACGATAAGAGATAAAACGATGCCTAACCCTTCTGTCAAAAAGAAGGAGGAGGTTTTAAATATTCGGATTTTTACAGGTAGCAAAAGAGATTTATTAGAAGATATTCAAAAAGAAACGTTTTCTATGGACTTGTATTACCGCCTAGCAGAAGTTCCTTTAAGGGTGCCTCCGCTAAGGGAAAGAAGAGGCGATGTTCCACTTCTTGCTCATCATTTTTTATACCAATACAACAAACAATATGGACGTAACAAAACATTCTCAACGGATGCATTAAAAACACTTACCGGAATGCCTTGGAGTGGAAATGTTCGGCAATTACAAAGTGTCATTCAGTATGCTGTGCTTGTCCCACCAGAAACGGTACTCGAACCTCATTCCTTTTCACAAGATGGGAAACGTGAACCAGAGGCTCAAACCAAGGTTCAGAGTTTCGGTATAGGATCAGACATTCTATCTCCTTCGGAAAATTTATCTCTCAATATTGCTATCGAACGATTGGAGGCAATTTGGATTAAAGAAGCCTTCCAAAGAGTCTCTACTCAGGAAGAGGCAGCCAAACTTCTAGGAATTAGCCGAGGTTCTTTGCAATATAAGATCAAAAATAACCAATTTCTGGACGGATTCAACACCTAA
- the thrC gene encoding threonine synthase, with protein MSLTKYQFRAQFRCTNESCGKTYPLHQVIYSCEACGELLNVEHDIDSLKQVSASDWKSEFETRFRSSQFPNASGVWGKKEWVLPGIQDENIVTSGEGTTHLYDASRFAKDLGLASLHVKQCGVSHTGSFKDLGMTVLVSQVKQMIADGVPIQAVACASTGDTSAALASYAAKAGIPSIILLPANKVSTAQLIQPVSNGALVLALETDFDGCMAVVKELTKEKSIYLANSMNSLRIEGQKTISIEITQQLGWKVPDWIVIPGGNLGNVSALGMGFEMMLELGLINKLPRIILAQAKNASPLYESFKKGFADFSPVTAEKTLASAIQIGDPVSVKKAIRVLKKFNGVVEVATEEELANAAARGDLYGLYNDPHTGVALAALLKSVESGVVGKGESVVVISTANGLKFTEFKLAFHEGKIPNIDEKLKNRIQPCKPNLSGVMEILGKQLKK; from the coding sequence ATGTCACTTACAAAATATCAATTCCGAGCACAGTTTCGTTGTACCAATGAATCTTGTGGCAAAACCTATCCCCTCCACCAAGTGATTTATTCCTGCGAAGCTTGCGGGGAACTTTTAAATGTCGAACATGATATAGACAGTCTCAAACAAGTTTCCGCATCCGATTGGAAATCAGAATTTGAAACTCGGTTCCGTTCTAGCCAGTTCCCGAATGCCTCGGGAGTTTGGGGGAAAAAGGAATGGGTCCTTCCTGGAATTCAGGATGAAAATATTGTGACTTCAGGGGAAGGAACTACTCATTTGTATGACGCTTCCCGTTTTGCAAAAGATTTGGGACTGGCAAGCCTTCATGTCAAACAATGCGGAGTCTCGCATACCGGCTCTTTTAAAGACTTAGGAATGACGGTTCTTGTGAGCCAGGTCAAACAAATGATTGCAGACGGTGTACCCATCCAGGCGGTAGCTTGCGCTTCCACGGGGGATACTTCTGCGGCTCTTGCTTCCTATGCTGCCAAAGCGGGAATTCCTTCTATTATTTTATTACCAGCTAACAAAGTATCAACGGCACAGCTCATCCAACCCGTGTCCAATGGGGCCCTTGTTTTGGCACTCGAAACAGACTTTGATGGTTGTATGGCCGTGGTGAAAGAACTCACCAAAGAAAAATCCATATACCTTGCAAACTCAATGAATTCCCTTCGTATTGAAGGGCAAAAAACTATTTCCATTGAGATCACACAGCAGTTAGGTTGGAAAGTTCCGGATTGGATAGTGATTCCTGGTGGAAATTTAGGAAACGTTTCAGCCCTCGGAATGGGATTTGAAATGATGTTGGAACTTGGACTGATAAATAAATTACCAAGGATCATTTTGGCCCAAGCAAAAAATGCAAGTCCTCTCTATGAATCGTTTAAGAAAGGTTTTGCGGACTTTTCTCCTGTGACTGCGGAAAAAACTTTAGCCTCTGCGATCCAAATTGGAGATCCTGTTTCAGTCAAAAAAGCCATTCGAGTTTTAAAGAAATTCAATGGGGTTGTGGAAGTTGCCACAGAAGAAGAGTTGGCCAATGCAGCGGCTCGCGGAGATTTATACGGACTTTACAATGATCCACATACAGGTGTGGCTCTTGCGGCACTTTTGAAATCGGTAGAATCGGGTGTGGTGGGGAAAGGTGAGTCGGTGGTTGTGATTTCTACTGCGAATGGACTCAAGTTCACTGAATTCAAACTTGCGTTTCATGAAGGGAAAATCCCTAACATTGATGAGAAACTCAAAAACCGAATCCAACCTTGCAAACCAAATTTAAGTGGAGTGATGGAAATCCTAGGTAAACAACTGAAGAAATGA
- a CDS encoding OmpA family protein, with amino-acid sequence MADSYYRTISGKQYDNELLEIAEKATKRSKAPIGKNIAKTLFDAIKDGGDYTEVEKRTVKYIRDNFKFSAEADEYLRSEIRKWAAKISVPAAKKKSSTKASAKKENTTKRSSARAVKASDEGFTPYTESYEFGESSHDEIAPTPEYNELVALNKFQITPKQNRLGRIILLSLIFVFFIVLIIFGIRSCNRSSKSSDNINQESNVSPEPTGTRSLERVELSQGKISNRFESRASAIRYINDLQIRFIKQSMQTEDSASDKIATLAEALKAYPGVRIRIKGHTCFIGEMDENKILSDERAKFIFDELVKNGVSATQLDYRGFGETAEIESNSTEAGRIKNRRVDFTVLSVNE; translated from the coding sequence GTGGCAGATAGTTATTACCGTACCATTAGTGGTAAACAATATGATAATGAATTGTTAGAAATTGCAGAAAAAGCCACCAAACGTAGCAAAGCTCCTATTGGCAAAAACATTGCTAAAACATTATTTGATGCCATTAAAGATGGTGGCGATTATACAGAAGTAGAAAAACGCACTGTAAAATACATTCGAGATAATTTTAAGTTTAGCGCTGAAGCTGATGAATACCTTCGTTCGGAAATTCGTAAGTGGGCAGCAAAAATTTCTGTTCCTGCTGCAAAGAAAAAATCTTCAACTAAGGCATCTGCGAAAAAAGAAAACACGACAAAAAGAAGTTCCGCACGTGCTGTAAAAGCTTCCGATGAAGGATTCACTCCATATACGGAAAGTTATGAATTTGGGGAATCATCGCATGACGAAATAGCGCCTACACCTGAATACAATGAACTAGTTGCTTTAAATAAATTTCAAATCACACCAAAACAAAATCGACTTGGAAGAATTATTTTACTCAGTTTGATATTTGTATTTTTTATTGTTCTCATCATTTTTGGAATCCGAAGTTGCAATCGTAGTTCAAAATCCTCAGATAACATAAACCAAGAATCAAATGTTTCTCCGGAACCAACAGGAACACGATCTTTGGAACGAGTGGAATTATCCCAAGGTAAGATATCTAACCGATTTGAATCCAGAGCTTCGGCCATTCGTTATATCAATGATTTACAAATTCGTTTTATCAAACAAAGTATGCAAACAGAAGATAGCGCGAGTGATAAAATTGCCACTCTGGCAGAAGCACTAAAGGCCTATCCTGGAGTTCGCATTCGAATCAAAGGACATACATGTTTTATTGGTGAAATGGATGAAAACAAAATTTTATCCGATGAACGGGCCAAATTTATCTTTGATGAACTTGTAAAAAATGGTGTCAGCGCGACACAACTCGACTATCGCGGGTTTGGTGAGACTGCAGAAATAGAATCTAATTCTACAGAAGCTGGTAGAATCAAAAATAGACGGGTTGATTTTACAGTTTTATCAGTTAACGAATAG
- the lepB gene encoding signal peptidase I: METETHSPRWWVKFKRYTRRGLLLFLFLCFLLFVRIFLFQIYSIQGNSMYPTLEHGSVVFVWKGGFAISAKFFGTPLLYTDPKIDKLDLVLFVSQEDELVVKRVIGLPGEFYSIEAGRVLIDSKELLENYLPKGTYTSEPSTSIFLNRHNSPFLAMDKQGRIPPDYYLLLGDNRQYSTDSRSFGLVPVEKIKGKIIFYF, from the coding sequence ATGGAAACAGAAACACATTCTCCCCGCTGGTGGGTCAAATTCAAACGGTACACGCGCCGTGGACTTTTGCTCTTTCTTTTCCTTTGTTTCCTCCTTTTTGTGAGAATCTTTTTATTCCAAATTTATTCCATCCAAGGAAATTCCATGTATCCAACCTTAGAACATGGGTCGGTGGTTTTTGTTTGGAAAGGTGGATTTGCCATTTCTGCCAAATTTTTTGGTACTCCCCTTCTCTATACAGATCCAAAAATCGATAAACTAGATTTGGTTTTATTTGTAAGCCAAGAAGATGAATTAGTCGTCAAACGAGTGATAGGTTTGCCTGGAGAATTTTATTCCATCGAAGCAGGAAGAGTTCTTATCGATTCTAAAGAGTTATTAGAAAACTATCTGCCGAAAGGAACCTATACAAGTGAACCGAGTACATCAATTTTTCTCAACCGACATAACTCACCCTTTCTTGCAATGGACAAACAAGGAAGGATTCCTCCTGATTACTATCTACTCTTAGGTGACAACAGACAATATTCAACGGACTCACGTTCGTTTGGACTGGTCCCTGTTGAAAAAATCAAAGGTAAAATAATTTTCTATTTCTAA